The Marinobacter sp. MDS2 genome includes a region encoding these proteins:
- a CDS encoding mitochondrial fission ELM1 family protein, whose product MNPESRAPAIWLITDNKPGHKNQLKGLGNRLRVLTGASIHWVDAADYSVPLWRALLGVAPALDTSLPAPVMIVAAGSGTHRLQLTLRRKAHTVVLMKPAFPLAWVDAAIIPAHDKTKASRRTLVTEGVINAVTPMAQLTSKPEALILIGGPSPHFDWDDDAVFAQITDLINRYPEWRWTISDSRRTPAALTSKLNDLQTTKVTFLSHAQAHENWLNHQLAKSRAVWVTPDSVSMVCEAATSGVPTGLLNLPARTNSRVVNGIHRLAEQGWVYFWQDHSRVMTEHPEHHARLWEADRAARWLIQRFKSLSQVANKEALH is encoded by the coding sequence GTGAATCCTGAATCGCGGGCGCCGGCAATCTGGTTGATTACCGATAACAAACCCGGGCACAAAAACCAGCTGAAAGGGCTGGGCAACCGCTTGCGGGTGCTCACCGGCGCCAGTATTCATTGGGTTGACGCGGCCGACTATTCAGTGCCGCTCTGGCGCGCGCTCCTGGGCGTGGCACCCGCGTTGGACACTTCGCTGCCTGCGCCCGTTATGATTGTTGCTGCGGGTTCGGGTACGCACCGGTTGCAGCTTACCTTACGACGAAAAGCTCACACGGTAGTTTTGATGAAGCCGGCGTTCCCGCTCGCCTGGGTAGATGCCGCTATTATTCCCGCCCACGACAAGACAAAAGCATCGCGCAGGACACTGGTTACCGAGGGCGTCATCAACGCCGTCACTCCAATGGCCCAGTTGACCAGCAAACCCGAGGCCCTTATTTTGATTGGCGGCCCGTCCCCTCACTTCGACTGGGACGACGATGCCGTTTTCGCCCAGATTACAGACCTGATCAACCGATACCCTGAATGGCGATGGACCATCAGCGATTCTCGCAGGACTCCTGCGGCCCTCACAAGCAAGCTAAACGATCTTCAGACGACAAAGGTAACCTTCCTGAGCCACGCACAAGCCCATGAAAACTGGCTAAATCACCAACTGGCCAAATCCAGAGCTGTCTGGGTGACTCCTGACAGCGTCTCTATGGTTTGTGAGGCCGCCACTTCCGGTGTTCCAACCGGCTTGTTGAACCTACCTGCCCGAACGAACAGTCGAGTCGTCAACGGCATTCATCGACTCGCCGAACAAGGTTGGGTTTACTTTTGGCAAGATCATAGCCGTGTCATGACGGAACATCCCGAGCATCACGCACGGCTTTGGGAGGCGGACCGTGCCGCGCGTTGGCTGATCCAACGATTCAAAAGCCTATCTCAGGTCGCCAACAAGGAGGCGTTGCATTGA
- the lpxL gene encoding LpxL/LpxP family Kdo(2)-lipid IV(A) lauroyl/palmitoleoyl acyltransferase, which yields MNKKYRKQPRNTDYSAYRHPRWWPTWLGISIMWLFAQLPIRFQWWLGKIAGLLAWKLAKSRRHITEVNIRLCFPELSDIEQAELVRKAFIANGIGLMELGIAWFRDPKKLTGITQVHGLEHFEKAMEDGHGVLLLGGHYSTLDLGGSLVTEFIDADVMQRDHNNPLTNAVMTRARGRRYGTVLSSKDLRGLFRSLKKNHAVWYATDQDYGRKDIVFAPFFGIATGTITATSRIADRSKCRVVPFSHFRREDKPGYDIYFHPALENFPSGNDLDDATRTNAIIEQEIRKAPDQYLWMHRRFKTRPSKDDPGFYKKRKKKR from the coding sequence TTGAACAAGAAGTACCGCAAACAACCGAGAAACACCGATTACTCAGCTTACCGCCATCCCCGTTGGTGGCCAACTTGGCTGGGCATATCGATTATGTGGCTGTTTGCCCAACTACCCATTCGTTTTCAGTGGTGGCTGGGCAAGATCGCCGGCTTGCTGGCATGGAAACTGGCCAAGAGCCGCCGGCATATTACCGAGGTCAACATTCGACTGTGCTTTCCCGAGCTTTCGGATATTGAACAAGCAGAACTTGTCCGAAAAGCCTTTATCGCCAACGGTATCGGCTTGATGGAGCTGGGTATTGCTTGGTTCCGTGACCCGAAGAAGCTCACCGGTATCACCCAAGTGCATGGCCTCGAACACTTTGAAAAGGCGATGGAAGATGGCCATGGCGTTCTGCTTCTGGGCGGCCACTACAGCACGCTGGACCTCGGCGGCAGTCTGGTCACAGAGTTTATCGATGCCGACGTGATGCAGCGAGACCACAACAACCCGCTGACCAACGCGGTGATGACCCGAGCGCGGGGCCGCCGGTACGGAACGGTTTTATCCTCCAAAGATCTGCGAGGCCTATTTCGCAGCCTGAAGAAAAACCATGCGGTCTGGTACGCAACCGATCAGGACTATGGCCGGAAAGACATCGTCTTCGCGCCTTTCTTTGGCATCGCCACCGGCACCATCACTGCCACGTCCCGAATTGCAGACCGCAGCAAATGTCGGGTTGTTCCGTTCAGTCATTTCCGCCGCGAAGATAAACCCGGTTACGACATCTACTTCCACCCGGCTCTGGAAAACTTCCCCAGCGGCAACGATCTGGATGATGCCACCCGCACTAATGCCATCATAGAACAGGAAATCCGAAAGGCTCCGGACCAATATCTGTGGATGCATCGCCGGTTTAAAACCCGCCCCTCAAAAGATGATCCGGGCTTCTACAAAAAACGGAAGAAAAAGAGGTAA
- the thiC gene encoding phosphomethylpyrimidine synthase ThiC translates to MTDIPAYLSDSAKVDSAAIKPLPSSRKIYVQGSRADIRVPMREITVGDTPTEMGGEKNAPVLVYDTSGPYTDPEATIDLRKGLAPVRANWIAERGDVERLDGYTSEFTRRRMKDPLLDPLRFMDERKPFKAKPGKNVTQMHYARQGIITPEMEYIAIRENMKLQEAREQGLVDDQHPGQSFGASLPAEITPEFVREEVARGRAIIPANINHPETEPMIIGRNFLVKINGNIGNSAVTSSIEEEVEKLTWGIRWGSDTVMDLSTGKNIHETREWIIRNSPVPIGTVPIYQALEKVGGVAEDLTWEIFRDTLIEQAEQGVDYFTIHAGVRLHHVPLTAKRTTGIVSRGGSIMAKWCLAHHKESFLYEHFEDICEIMKAYDVSFSLGDGLRPGSIADANDEAQFGELETLGELTKIAWKHDVQCMIEGPGHVPMHLIKENMDKQLECCDEAPFYTLGPLTTDIAPGYDHITSGIGAAMIGWFGCAMLCYVTPKEHLGLPNKDDVKTGIITYKIAAHAADLAKGHPGAQIRDNALSKARFEFRWEDQFNLALDPDTAREFHDETLPKDSAKVAHFCSMCGPKFCSMKISQEVRDYAAEQGMDEVSAIDAGMQEKSREFVESGSKLYDKV, encoded by the coding sequence ATGACGGACATACCAGCATACCTCAGCGACTCCGCAAAAGTGGATTCGGCAGCAATCAAACCATTACCAAGCTCACGAAAAATCTATGTGCAGGGTAGCCGAGCTGATATTCGGGTGCCAATGCGGGAAATTACGGTGGGTGACACCCCGACTGAAATGGGCGGCGAGAAGAATGCGCCGGTGCTGGTGTACGACACGTCTGGCCCCTACACCGACCCGGAAGCAACAATCGACCTGCGCAAAGGTTTGGCGCCAGTTCGTGCCAACTGGATTGCCGAACGTGGCGATGTTGAACGGCTGGATGGCTACACCTCCGAATTCACCCGCCGCCGCATGAAAGATCCACTTCTGGACCCGCTTCGTTTTATGGACGAGCGAAAGCCGTTCAAGGCGAAGCCCGGCAAGAATGTCACTCAGATGCACTACGCCCGCCAAGGCATCATCACCCCGGAAATGGAATACATCGCCATTCGGGAAAACATGAAACTCCAAGAAGCCCGTGAGCAGGGGCTGGTGGATGATCAGCACCCGGGCCAGTCGTTTGGTGCCAGCCTGCCGGCGGAAATCACTCCGGAATTTGTTCGTGAAGAAGTGGCACGGGGCCGGGCAATCATCCCCGCCAACATTAACCACCCGGAAACCGAACCGATGATCATCGGGCGTAATTTTCTGGTTAAGATCAACGGCAACATCGGTAACTCCGCGGTCACGTCTTCCATTGAAGAAGAAGTCGAGAAGTTGACCTGGGGTATCCGTTGGGGCTCAGACACTGTGATGGACTTATCCACCGGCAAGAACATCCACGAAACCCGCGAGTGGATCATCCGGAACTCTCCGGTTCCCATCGGCACCGTGCCGATTTATCAGGCGCTTGAAAAAGTCGGCGGCGTAGCCGAAGACCTGACGTGGGAAATCTTCCGCGATACCCTGATCGAACAGGCCGAGCAAGGTGTGGATTACTTCACCATTCATGCCGGCGTGCGCCTGCATCACGTGCCGCTGACTGCGAAGCGGACGACTGGCATCGTCTCTCGTGGTGGTTCCATCATGGCCAAGTGGTGCCTGGCGCATCACAAAGAAAGTTTTCTTTACGAACACTTCGAAGACATCTGCGAAATCATGAAGGCTTATGACGTGTCCTTCAGCCTCGGCGACGGCTTGCGTCCAGGCTCCATCGCCGATGCCAACGACGAAGCGCAGTTCGGTGAATTGGAAACTTTGGGTGAACTCACCAAGATTGCCTGGAAGCACGACGTGCAATGCATGATCGAAGGCCCCGGCCACGTGCCCATGCACTTGATCAAAGAGAATATGGACAAGCAGCTGGAGTGTTGTGACGAAGCGCCGTTCTACACCCTCGGACCTCTGACCACAGACATTGCACCGGGTTATGACCACATCACCTCGGGCATCGGTGCAGCGATGATTGGCTGGTTCGGTTGTGCCATGCTCTGCTACGTCACGCCGAAAGAGCACTTGGGCTTGCCCAATAAGGATGACGTTAAAACCGGCATCATCACCTATAAAATTGCAGCCCACGCGGCTGACTTGGCGAAAGGCCATCCGGGTGCACAGATTCGTGATAATGCGTTGTCCAAAGCTCGGTTTGAGTTCCGCTGGGAAGATCAGTTCAACCTGGCGCTGGACCCAGACACGGCTCGGGAGTTCCACGACGAAACCTTGCCGAAAGACTCTGCCAAAGTGGCCCACTTCTGCTCGATGTGCGGGCCGAAGTTCTGCTCCATGAAGATCTCACAGGAAGTACGGGATTACGCAGCAGAGCAGGGCATGGATGAAGTGAGTGCCATCGACGCAGGCATGCAGGAAAAATCCCGCGAGTTTGTGGAGTCTGGCTCTAAGCTTTACGACAAGGTCTGA
- a CDS encoding TolC family outer membrane protein gives MKKRLLPGLITLLAAQPAFSLDLMETYEKALSYDSGIASANARFQSQQAASDVSKSTLLPQIGAYAEANHIDFEADNGQGSDSYKSLNYGVQLTQPIFRADNWFRYDASKFQTEAAQAQYNLAQQQLILDVATAYFNVLRAQDTVTTAQATEAAIQRQFEQAQERYDVGLIAITEVYEARASYDDSKSLRIAAENQLNVAREQLARLTGEYAADLENLRENFPLGRPNPMDPASWEATALDQNWSIQAAIYQLNASEANLKVAKSGHMPTLDLVASYGETELENAKMPQQEGTQGVIGLKLNVPLYMGGGTQAGVRQQRSLVTVAEQDLNTVRRDVQVNTRSLFLTVNNNVETASALEQTIISRRSALDATRAGYDVGTRNIVEVLDAERAFYVALRDYANARYDYVINSLQLKQAAGTLSPQDLIELNNWLSEGARGIEAMANDGKTLEDPTE, from the coding sequence ATGAAAAAACGCTTACTTCCAGGACTGATCACCCTGCTTGCAGCACAGCCTGCATTTTCTCTGGATTTGATGGAGACTTACGAAAAGGCGCTGTCTTACGACTCGGGCATTGCGTCGGCCAACGCGCGCTTTCAATCTCAGCAAGCGGCCAGTGACGTAAGCAAAAGCACACTGCTGCCTCAGATCGGCGCTTATGCCGAAGCCAACCACATCGACTTCGAGGCGGACAATGGTCAAGGCAGTGACAGTTACAAGTCTCTGAATTACGGCGTGCAACTCACCCAGCCTATTTTCCGGGCCGATAACTGGTTCCGCTACGACGCCAGTAAATTCCAGACCGAAGCCGCGCAAGCCCAGTATAACCTGGCACAGCAGCAGCTCATTCTTGATGTGGCAACGGCTTACTTCAACGTGTTGCGCGCCCAGGATACCGTAACCACCGCGCAAGCCACCGAAGCGGCCATTCAGCGCCAGTTCGAACAAGCACAGGAACGCTACGATGTGGGCCTGATTGCCATTACCGAGGTGTATGAAGCGCGCGCCAGCTACGATGACAGCAAGAGCCTGCGCATCGCCGCTGAAAACCAGTTGAACGTAGCCCGGGAACAGCTGGCCCGCCTGACCGGCGAATATGCCGCCGATCTGGAAAATCTGCGGGAAAACTTTCCGCTAGGTCGCCCAAATCCGATGGACCCGGCATCCTGGGAAGCTACGGCACTCGATCAGAACTGGTCTATCCAGGCAGCCATATACCAGCTGAACGCCAGCGAAGCCAATCTGAAAGTGGCCAAATCCGGCCACATGCCAACGCTTGATCTGGTGGCGTCCTACGGTGAAACTGAGCTTGAAAACGCCAAAATGCCGCAGCAGGAAGGTACGCAAGGCGTTATCGGGCTAAAGTTGAATGTGCCGCTGTATATGGGCGGTGGTACCCAAGCCGGTGTTCGCCAGCAACGCTCTCTGGTAACGGTTGCTGAGCAGGACCTGAACACGGTTCGCCGGGATGTGCAGGTGAATACTCGCAGCCTGTTCCTGACCGTCAACAACAACGTGGAAACCGCTTCTGCGCTTGAACAGACGATCATCTCACGCCGCAGTGCTCTGGATGCAACACGCGCTGGATACGATGTAGGAACACGGAACATTGTGGAAGTGCTGGATGCCGAGCGGGCGTTCTACGTGGCACTTCGCGATTACGCCAACGCCCGTTACGACTACGTGATCAACTCTCTGCAATTGAAGCAGGCTGCCGGAACGCTCAGCCCTCAGGACCTGATCGAGCTGAACAACTGGCTCAGCGAAGGTGCCCGCGGTATTGAAGCGATGGCCAACGACGGTAAAACTCTGGAAGATCCTACCGAGTAA
- the waaA gene encoding lipid IV(A) 3-deoxy-D-manno-octulosonic acid transferase, with protein MFHFIYSQLIRLVLPFILLRLWWQGRKAPALRRDWQHRLGLVPEMSGPVIWVHAVSVGETIAAGPLVRRLLAKELGATILMTAMTDTGLAQARKMFGDRVAYAYAPYDTPGAIRRFLNRVNPGILVIMETEIWPNMIRQCRRRTVPVFLINARLSERSAQGYEKVKGLAAPVMKSISWVAAQAEPDAERFRRIGVAADRVEVTGSVKFDVDIPDDVRKASEEVRKSLEGRNVWIAGSTHSGEDEQLLSAHQSILEQHSGALLVIVPRHPERFDTVAAMAEEKGFRVARRSRNENPGQAQVYLGDTMGELMMLYGASDIAFVGGSLIERGGHNPLEPAAWGMPVFSGPHVFNFETIFDRLIADQGVQMVEGCQDLAQAISRLMSDAQECKAYGQRALAVVNNNRGALDKVVEGIIERV; from the coding sequence GTGTTTCATTTTATCTATTCCCAGCTGATCCGGTTGGTTCTGCCCTTTATCCTGCTTCGGCTTTGGTGGCAGGGTCGAAAAGCGCCTGCTTTGCGAAGAGATTGGCAGCACCGCCTCGGCCTCGTGCCGGAAATGTCCGGGCCGGTCATCTGGGTTCACGCCGTATCGGTGGGTGAAACCATTGCGGCGGGTCCGTTGGTTCGGCGGCTATTGGCAAAGGAGCTGGGCGCAACAATCTTGATGACCGCCATGACCGATACCGGGCTGGCTCAAGCTCGGAAGATGTTTGGTGACAGGGTAGCCTACGCCTATGCGCCCTACGACACACCGGGAGCGATTCGCCGATTTCTGAATCGCGTCAATCCTGGCATCCTCGTTATTATGGAAACCGAAATCTGGCCTAATATGATCCGTCAGTGCCGGCGTCGCACAGTCCCGGTGTTCCTGATTAATGCTCGTTTGTCTGAACGTTCAGCGCAAGGCTACGAGAAGGTGAAAGGGCTGGCAGCCCCGGTCATGAAGAGCATCAGCTGGGTGGCGGCCCAGGCTGAGCCCGATGCAGAACGGTTCCGGCGCATTGGCGTCGCTGCGGATAGGGTCGAAGTGACGGGCAGCGTAAAGTTTGATGTGGATATTCCCGATGATGTCCGAAAGGCCTCCGAAGAGGTTCGAAAATCGCTTGAGGGCCGCAATGTCTGGATTGCCGGCAGTACCCACAGCGGTGAAGACGAACAATTGTTGAGCGCGCATCAAAGTATTCTCGAACAGCACAGCGGCGCGTTGTTGGTTATCGTGCCCCGGCACCCGGAGCGCTTCGACACGGTTGCAGCCATGGCTGAAGAAAAGGGCTTTCGGGTGGCCCGCCGGTCCCGCAATGAGAATCCAGGCCAGGCTCAGGTGTATCTCGGGGATACCATGGGTGAGCTGATGATGTTGTACGGAGCCAGTGATATTGCCTTTGTCGGTGGTTCGTTGATTGAGCGCGGCGGACACAATCCATTGGAGCCTGCTGCTTGGGGGATGCCGGTGTTTTCCGGGCCTCATGTTTTCAATTTTGAAACCATTTTTGATCGTCTGATTGCAGATCAGGGCGTGCAGATGGTTGAGGGCTGTCAGGATCTCGCGCAAGCCATCAGTCGATTAATGTCGGATGCTCAGGAGTGCAAAGCATACGGGCAAAGGGCGCTGGCCGTAGTCAATAATAATCGGGGCGCGCTGGATAAAGTCGTCGAAGGGATCATCGAAAGAGTGTAA